A region of Thiofilum sp. DNA encodes the following proteins:
- a CDS encoding type II toxin-antitoxin system RelE/ParE family toxin has product MLNLLITPQAELDIDAVITYLLEVNPKAATQFVGELRATFELLADNPQLGTKRHYRNKALANIRMFPVKKYQTYLVFYLSSDVTLEIIRVLHGRRDLEGLLNDADDSH; this is encoded by the coding sequence GTGTTAAACTTATTGATTACTCCACAAGCAGAGCTGGATATAGATGCAGTAATCACCTACTTGTTGGAAGTCAATCCTAAGGCGGCTACTCAGTTTGTAGGGGAGTTAAGAGCCACCTTTGAATTATTGGCTGACAATCCACAATTAGGTACAAAGCGTCACTATCGCAATAAAGCTTTAGCCAATATTCGTATGTTTCCGGTGAAAAAGTACCAAACCTATTTAGTTTTTTACTTGAGCAGTGATGTAACACTAGAGATTATTCGTGTACTACATGGACGACGAGATTTAGAAGGGCTACTTAACGATGCTGATGATAGTCATTAA
- a CDS encoding HupE/UreJ family protein encodes MLQFQRFSLVLLTLMLPSLALAHSGAGDGSGFVSGFLHPLGGLDHVAAMVAVGILGAFMGKPAIWVLPITFPIVMAFGGVLGVLGVPVPGIEIGIAVSSIVLGIMIIMGTKPPLPIAITIVAAFAIFHGYAHGAELPQAANPLAYSAGFVISTGLLHLAGIAFGELIRMPHGVKIVRAAGGIIALAGGYFLMNVFA; translated from the coding sequence ATGCTTCAGTTTCAGCGCTTCAGTTTAGTATTACTAACTTTGATGTTACCTTCACTAGCTTTAGCTCATTCAGGGGCAGGTGATGGCTCTGGTTTTGTATCGGGTTTCTTGCATCCTTTGGGCGGACTTGATCATGTGGCTGCTATGGTTGCGGTAGGTATCTTAGGGGCATTTATGGGAAAACCCGCAATTTGGGTCCTACCGATAACTTTCCCGATTGTGATGGCGTTTGGGGGCGTATTAGGGGTATTAGGGGTTCCCGTGCCCGGTATTGAAATCGGTATCGCGGTGTCCTCTATTGTATTGGGCATTATGATTATTATGGGCACTAAGCCGCCTCTACCTATTGCTATTACCATTGTAGCCGCTTTTGCTATTTTTCACGGCTATGCTCACGGTGCTGAGCTACCCCAAGCGGCTAATCCGCTGGCGTATAGTGCAGGCTTTGTGATTTCAACAGGCTTATTGCATTTAGCAGGTATTGCCTTTGGTGAACTCATCCGTATGCCACATGGGGTCAAAATTGTGCGTGCTGCGGGGGGTATTATTGCGCTAGCAGGTGGCTACTTTTTAATGAATGTGTTTGCCTAA
- a CDS encoding YifB family Mg chelatase-like AAA ATPase — MSLAITYSRTNDGLNAPLVSVEVHLANGLPGFSIVGLPEAAVRESRDRVRAAITNSGYEFPLKRITVNLAPADIPKDGGRFDLPIALGVLAASYQLPSEGLNQYEFIGELSLGGQLRGVRGVLPTAFASRESGRQLIVPTQNADEAALIRSLAVYPASDLKAVVDHLQNTKAIARYQLEIAFKETTYPFDMADVKGQFVARRALEVAAAGGHNLMMIGPPGTGKTMLANRLVTILPPLTETEALESATVASISQQGFSAERWGLRPVREPHHTSSGIALVGGGSNVQPGEISLAHHGVLFLDELTEFDRKVLDVLREPLETGQITLSRAARQATYPANFQLITAMNPCPRGRACDLRDNCECSHEQQKRHRSRISAPFLDRIDIQIEVPRVKQEDLQTVQTGESSTVIRGRVEAARQRQYERQQVLNHQLAGKALDNYCALSDKDKQLLSSAMERFKLSARAYHRILKVARTIADLAQSEGIKTTHLSEALSYRVMDRLMSGG, encoded by the coding sequence ATGAGTCTCGCTATTACCTACAGTCGTACTAATGATGGTTTGAATGCTCCTTTAGTGAGTGTGGAAGTACATTTAGCGAATGGTTTGCCCGGATTTTCCATCGTGGGATTGCCAGAGGCCGCAGTACGAGAAAGCCGAGATCGAGTGCGTGCCGCCATTACCAATTCCGGTTATGAATTTCCGCTCAAACGTATCACGGTCAATTTAGCCCCCGCCGATATTCCTAAAGATGGTGGGCGCTTTGATTTACCCATTGCCCTAGGTGTACTGGCGGCTAGCTATCAACTACCAAGCGAAGGCTTAAATCAGTATGAGTTTATTGGTGAATTATCCTTAGGTGGACAATTGCGGGGCGTGCGTGGAGTCTTGCCGACAGCATTTGCCTCGCGTGAATCAGGACGACAGCTCATAGTACCGACTCAAAATGCCGATGAAGCTGCTTTGATTCGTAGCCTTGCTGTGTATCCGGCGAGTGATTTAAAAGCAGTAGTCGATCATTTACAAAACACTAAAGCCATTGCCCGTTATCAATTAGAAATTGCTTTTAAAGAAACGACTTACCCCTTTGATATGGCGGATGTAAAGGGGCAGTTTGTTGCACGGCGAGCCTTAGAGGTCGCCGCAGCAGGTGGACATAATTTAATGATGATAGGACCACCCGGAACCGGTAAAACCATGCTAGCCAATCGGCTGGTAACGATTTTACCTCCTTTGACCGAAACCGAGGCGCTAGAGTCAGCCACCGTAGCCTCGATTAGTCAACAAGGGTTTAGTGCTGAACGCTGGGGTTTGCGTCCGGTGCGTGAGCCGCATCATACCTCATCAGGTATCGCATTAGTGGGTGGTGGCTCGAATGTGCAGCCGGGCGAGATTTCATTGGCGCATCATGGTGTATTGTTTTTAGATGAGTTGACCGAGTTTGACCGTAAAGTACTAGATGTATTGCGTGAGCCTTTAGAAACCGGACAAATTACGTTATCCCGTGCCGCACGACAGGCGACCTATCCCGCTAATTTTCAACTGATTACTGCGATGAATCCGTGTCCGCGTGGGCGTGCTTGTGATCTAAGGGATAATTGCGAATGTTCCCATGAACAGCAAAAACGCCATCGAAGTCGGATTTCCGCCCCGTTTTTAGATCGGATTGATATTCAAATTGAAGTGCCAAGGGTCAAACAAGAGGACTTGCAAACGGTGCAAACCGGAGAGTCAAGTACCGTCATTCGAGGTCGAGTAGAGGCTGCAAGACAGCGCCAATATGAGCGCCAACAAGTATTGAATCATCAGTTAGCAGGCAAAGCATTAGATAATTATTGCGCTTTGAGCGATAAGGATAAACAGCTCTTAAGTAGTGCTATGGAGCGTTTTAAATTATCCGCCCGCGCTTATCACCGTATTTTAAAAGTCGCTCGCACCATCGCCGATTTAGCACAAAGTGAAGGGATCAAAACGACGCATTTGTCCGAGGCTTTATCGTATCGAGTGATGGATCGGCTGATGTCGGGTGGATAA
- a CDS encoding Fic family protein produces MPWIHEHPDWPHFRWNADLLQPLLSQIRYQQGKLLGQMECLGFAIQQETSLRVLTHDVVKSSAIEGEILHPEAVRSSIARHLGLEQGGLNRRQRNVEGIVEVMLDATQHYAQPITTERLWGWHAALFPTGYSGIYPIMVGLWRLPSSDPMQVISHYKGREHIHFQAPSAQRLESEMAVFLSWLESSTSLDPILKAGIAHFWFITLHPFEDGNGRLARAISDLCLARADQLPQRFYSMSTQIELDKKAYYQQLETQQRSDLDITSWLIWFLKCLGRALDHAHSILQAVYYKDKIWKKANLETLNARQRLILNRMLEDFEGFMNTSKYATLAKCSTDTALRDIRELVASGLFIPNASGGRSTSYRLVAESELE; encoded by the coding sequence ATGCCTTGGATACATGAACACCCTGACTGGCCACATTTTCGTTGGAATGCCGATCTATTGCAGCCCTTACTCAGTCAGATACGGTATCAGCAAGGCAAACTACTAGGACAAATGGAGTGCTTAGGCTTTGCCATACAACAAGAAACTAGCCTACGGGTTCTAACTCATGATGTAGTGAAAAGCTCCGCTATTGAAGGTGAAATACTTCACCCCGAAGCAGTACGTTCCTCTATTGCAAGACATTTAGGTTTAGAACAAGGTGGTTTAAACAGGAGGCAGCGTAATGTAGAAGGTATTGTAGAAGTTATGTTGGACGCGACCCAGCACTATGCTCAACCTATCACTACTGAGCGTTTATGGGGTTGGCATGCTGCATTGTTTCCAACGGGCTATAGTGGCATTTATCCTATTATGGTGGGACTGTGGCGTTTACCCTCCTCTGATCCTATGCAAGTGATCTCTCACTATAAAGGTCGAGAGCATATTCATTTCCAAGCCCCTTCTGCACAGCGCTTAGAGAGTGAAATGGCGGTATTTCTGAGTTGGCTGGAAAGCTCTACATCGCTAGACCCTATTTTAAAAGCAGGGATAGCCCATTTTTGGTTTATTACCCTGCATCCTTTTGAGGATGGTAATGGACGTTTGGCACGAGCTATCAGTGATCTGTGTCTAGCGCGTGCCGATCAACTTCCGCAACGCTTTTATAGTATGTCCACTCAAATCGAATTGGATAAAAAAGCATATTACCAACAATTAGAAACTCAACAACGTAGTGACCTTGATATAACCTCTTGGTTAATCTGGTTTTTAAAATGTTTAGGTCGTGCCTTAGACCATGCCCACTCCATCCTTCAAGCAGTATATTACAAAGATAAAATATGGAAAAAAGCCAATCTTGAGACACTCAATGCCCGTCAACGCCTGATTTTAAATCGTATGCTAGAAGACTTTGAGGGTTTTATGAATACCTCAAAATATGCCACCTTAGCCAAATGCTCCACCGATACAGCCTTGCGTGATATTCGAGAACTGGTAGCCTCTGGTCTTTTTATCCCCAATGCCAGTGGTGGACGTAGTACCAGTTATCGGTTAGTAGCAGAATCAGAATTAGAGTAA
- the bioF gene encoding 8-amino-7-oxononanoate synthase, producing MKDLRARIQDRQAQHLYRQPRISDSPQQPVMVINGKTLLNFCSNDYLGLANHPQIIKAFQQAANDYGVGSGAAHLINGHSRLHQQLEEALAAFTGRERVLMFSTGYMANLAIANALMDKDDIIFQDRLNHASLIDGALMSEAKLIRYVHNDIKHLSQRIQSNPSPDAMIMTDGVFSMDGDVAPLRELAEIAQHHQLWLMVDDAHGFGVLGKTGAGLVEELKLTQKDVPILMGTLGKALGTAGAFVAGSQDLIEYLIQVARPFIYTTAQPPAIAGATLASLELVKTEHWRREHLQQLIQHFRQGATQLGLQLMDSNTPIQPILIGDSAKALQISQRLQELGLLVIAIRPPTVPTNTARLRITFSVSHTLEQVDQLLMGLSQACGE from the coding sequence ATGAAAGATCTTCGCGCCCGCATTCAAGACCGTCAAGCTCAACACCTCTATCGCCAGCCACGCATTAGTGACAGTCCCCAACAACCTGTCATGGTTATTAATGGTAAAACCCTACTCAATTTTTGTAGTAATGATTATTTAGGCTTAGCGAATCACCCTCAAATCATTAAAGCCTTTCAACAAGCGGCTAATGACTATGGAGTAGGTAGTGGAGCAGCGCACTTAATTAATGGTCATTCACGTCTTCATCAACAATTAGAAGAAGCGCTGGCAGCATTTACGGGGCGCGAGCGTGTACTAATGTTTTCTACGGGGTATATGGCAAACCTTGCTATTGCCAATGCCTTAATGGATAAAGACGATATTATTTTTCAGGATCGCCTCAATCACGCCTCACTGATCGATGGTGCATTAATGTCTGAGGCTAAACTCATCCGCTATGTCCATAATGATATAAAACACCTAAGCCAGCGTATCCAAAGTAACCCTAGTCCTGATGCTATGATTATGACGGATGGGGTTTTTAGCATGGATGGCGATGTAGCTCCTTTGCGGGAACTAGCTGAGATTGCTCAACACCATCAATTATGGCTCATGGTGGATGATGCACATGGATTTGGTGTATTGGGCAAAACAGGCGCTGGCTTAGTCGAGGAGTTAAAGCTTACCCAGAAAGATGTACCGATTTTAATGGGTACTTTAGGCAAAGCCCTTGGCACTGCGGGAGCGTTTGTAGCGGGTTCTCAGGATTTAATTGAATACTTGATTCAAGTTGCACGCCCTTTTATTTATACCACTGCTCAGCCTCCTGCGATTGCAGGTGCTACGTTAGCCAGTCTTGAATTAGTTAAAACAGAACATTGGCGACGGGAGCATTTACAGCAACTCATCCAACATTTTCGGCAAGGAGCAACGCAATTAGGTTTGCAATTAATGGACTCGAATACGCCGATTCAACCGATTCTTATTGGGGATAGTGCCAAAGCTTTACAGATCAGCCAACGTTTACAAGAGCTAGGATTGCTAGTCATTGCCATACGCCCCCCCACTGTACCTACTAATACAGCCAGATTAAGAATTACCTTTTCTGTATCGCATACGCTGGAGCAAGTCGATCAATTATTAATGGGTTTAAGCCAAGCTTGCGGTGAATAA
- a CDS encoding sulfurtransferase TusA family protein, which translates to MSEFNQELDARGLNCPLPILRTKKAMNTLASGEILKVVATDPGSVKDMESFAKQTGNQIVSSGENGGEYTFFIKKG; encoded by the coding sequence ATGAGTGAATTTAATCAAGAACTAGATGCCCGTGGCTTAAACTGCCCACTCCCTATTTTACGCACCAAAAAAGCAATGAATACGTTAGCATCTGGCGAAATCCTAAAAGTAGTAGCGACCGATCCGGGTTCTGTAAAGGATATGGAATCATTTGCTAAACAAACTGGCAATCAGATTGTTAGCAGTGGCGAAAACGGTGGCGAATATACCTTCTTCATTAAGAAAGGCTAA
- the dapF gene encoding diaminopimelate epimerase, producing MTRPVLQFVKMHGLGNDFMVIDGVRQQVQLSNEQVKHLGDRHFGVGFDQLLLVESYEGDDAEFRYRIFNADGSEVEQCGNGARCFARFVYDQGLTQNTTIPVMTAKGRIVLVLQPDGMVTVDMGKPILTPAEIPFIFDSYQSVYNLSFNEHTVAISAISMGNPHAVLVVDNVDTAPVQQWGEVIERHAQFPRRVNVGFMQVLNPEQIRLRVFERAVGETLACGTGACAAVVAGQLRGLLAERVGVELPGGRLQIEWLGEGHSVKMTGPATTVFSGVITL from the coding sequence ATGACTCGACCAGTATTACAGTTTGTTAAAATGCACGGCTTAGGCAATGATTTTATGGTGATTGATGGAGTGCGCCAGCAAGTGCAATTGTCCAATGAGCAAGTGAAGCATCTAGGTGATCGCCATTTTGGAGTAGGGTTTGATCAATTATTGCTAGTGGAGTCTTATGAAGGGGACGATGCTGAGTTTCGCTATCGGATTTTTAATGCGGATGGTTCAGAGGTAGAGCAGTGTGGTAATGGGGCGCGTTGTTTTGCACGTTTTGTTTATGATCAAGGTTTAACACAAAATACCACTATTCCCGTAATGACTGCCAAAGGACGTATAGTATTAGTGCTTCAGCCCGATGGTATGGTAACGGTAGATATGGGTAAGCCCATTTTAACCCCTGCTGAGATACCGTTCATTTTTGATTCGTATCAGAGTGTTTATAATCTATCTTTCAATGAGCATACCGTTGCTATTTCAGCGATTTCGATGGGCAATCCACATGCAGTATTAGTGGTGGATAATGTCGATACGGCTCCAGTACAGCAATGGGGTGAGGTTATTGAACGCCATGCGCAATTCCCACGACGAGTTAATGTGGGATTTATGCAAGTGCTTAATCCAGAGCAAATACGCTTAAGAGTATTTGAGCGTGCGGTAGGTGAAACGCTGGCTTGTGGAACCGGAGCCTGTGCGGCTGTAGTGGCAGGTCAGTTACGGGGCTTGCTTGCTGAGCGCGTTGGGGTGGAGTTACCCGGCGGACGTTTACAAATTGAATGGTTAGGTGAGGGCCATAGCGTTAAAATGACCGGTCCTGCCACCACTGTTTTTTCGGGTGTAATAACATTATGA